Proteins from a genomic interval of Phlebotomus papatasi isolate M1 chromosome 3, Ppap_2.1, whole genome shotgun sequence:
- the LOC129807707 gene encoding luciferin sulfotransferase-like — MPFECEIVPDSDLVRKSHYFGVSEYVWVKSERPVEECAKNWRMEPCYMPVMFRDRADEIEHFTVFPDDTWVVTYPKCGTTWCQEMVWLINNGLDMKAASQEPLNSRFPCIEMSTLFPPSFNIGQESIERSKKLPRPRHIKSHLPAHLLPRSIWQVKPKIIYVARNPKDVAVSFYHHQRHLHGYTRSFEDFADAFLADHVIWSPFHSHIVDFWTMRHEDNILFITFEEMKENLRGVITRTATFLGKTLTEADVELLCQHLSFDAMKKNESVNKRVDVDEMKSLTGEAKTEDFSFIRKGQIGSFRELLSPDLEMKFNKWTEKELQNTDFKFQA, encoded by the exons ATGCCTTTTGAGTGTGAAATTGTTCCAGACAGTGATCTTGTGAGGAAATCTCACTACTTTGGAGTGTCGGAATATGTTTGGGTTAAATCTGAACGGCCTGTGGAGGAATGTGCTAAGAATTGGCGAATGGAACCCTGCTACATGCCTGTGATGTTTCGCGATCGAGCTGATGAGATAGAGCATTTTACAGTATTTCCAGATGATACTTGGGTCGTGACATACCCAAAATGTGGCACAACATGGTGTCAAGAAATGGTGTGGCTCATCAACAATGGATTGGACATGAAAGCGGCGAGCCAAGAGCCTCTAAATTCACGATTTCCATGCATAGA AATGAGTACTCTATTTCCGCCTTCATTCAACATTGGTCAGGAGAGCATTGAGAGGAGCAAAAAGCTGCCACGTCCACGTCACATCAAAAGTCACCTTCCAGCTCACCTACTTCCTCGTTCAATTTGGCAAGTGAAGCCGAAGATAATCTACGTGGCGCGAAATCCAAAGGACGTTGCTGTCTCATTCTACCATCATCAAAGGCACCTCCATGGCTACACACGAAGCTTTGAAGACTTTGCAGATGCTTTCCTCGCTGATCATG TCATTTGGTCGCCCTTTCACAGTCATATTGTTGACTTTTGGACAATGAGGCACGAAGACAACATCTTATTCATCACTTTTGAGGAGATGAAGGAAAATCTACGAGGGGTTATCACTAGAACAGCCACTTTTCTCGGGAAAACACTCACCGAGGCTGATGTTGAGCTGCTGTGTCAGCATCTCTCCTTCGATGCCATGAAGAAGAATGAGTCTGTGAATAAGAGAGTGGACGTAGATGAGATGAAATCTCTCACAGGTGAGGCCAAAACCGAAGACTTTTCCTTCATCCGCAAGGGACAAATTGGGAGTTTTCGGGAGCTTTTGAGCCCAGATCTCGAAATGAAATTCAATAAGTGGACGGAGAAAGAGCTCCAAAATACCGACTTCAAATTTCAAGCGTAA